A stretch of the Tannerella serpentiformis genome encodes the following:
- a CDS encoding CapA family protein → MRHLSAWLPLLVAGAISLGHSPAATPPDTLRVAFVGDVMLDRGVRQSIERHGVDALFAPEIDSLFRRCGRVVANLECPATGIRRPVHKRFIFRAEPEWLAGLRRHGVTHLNLANNHTMDQGREGLRDTRQQVVRHGMTPFGMDSTADAACRPLLLAESPRRVWIFTSLRVPSENWAYLPDRPSVCECTIDTLAVRIARLRRREPQAVIVAMLHWGLEHDTLPTRRQRIAARRLVAAGADCLVGHHTHTAQPSEWVQGRPVFYGLGNFIFDPVRPLNAAAWLLRMDVTRDTIHYRLHPIRIIDCTPRLQ, encoded by the coding sequence ATGAGACACCTTTCTGCATGGCTCCCGCTTCTCGTGGCGGGGGCCATTTCTTTGGGTCACAGCCCGGCCGCGACGCCTCCGGACACGCTCCGGGTGGCCTTCGTCGGCGACGTCATGCTCGACCGGGGCGTCCGGCAGTCCATCGAACGCCACGGCGTGGACGCCCTCTTTGCCCCGGAAATCGACTCCCTCTTCCGCCGTTGCGGACGCGTGGTGGCCAACCTCGAATGCCCCGCCACGGGCATCCGACGGCCTGTCCATAAGCGCTTTATCTTCCGCGCCGAACCCGAATGGCTTGCCGGCCTCCGTCGCCACGGCGTCACCCACCTCAACTTAGCCAACAACCACACCATGGATCAGGGGCGCGAGGGCCTCCGGGACACCCGCCAGCAGGTTGTCCGCCACGGCATGACGCCCTTCGGCATGGACTCCACCGCCGACGCCGCCTGCCGCCCCCTGCTCCTGGCCGAGTCGCCTCGCCGCGTCTGGATCTTCACCTCGCTGCGTGTCCCGTCAGAGAACTGGGCCTACCTGCCCGACCGACCCAGCGTCTGCGAATGCACCATCGACACCCTCGCCGTGCGCATCGCCCGCCTCCGTCGTCGCGAGCCGCAGGCCGTCATCGTGGCCATGCTCCACTGGGGTCTGGAGCACGACACCCTGCCCACCCGTCGCCAGCGCATAGCCGCCCGCCGCCTCGTCGCCGCCGGAGCCGACTGCCTCGTGGGTCACCATACGCACACCGCGCAGCCGTCGGAGTGGGTCCAAGGTCGGCCCGTCTTCTACGGCCTCGGCAACTTCATCTTCGACCCCGTGCGCCCCCTCAACGCCGCCGCGTGGCTCCTTCGCATGGACGTCACCCGCGACACCATCCACTACCGCCTCCACCCCATCCGCATCATCGATTGCACCCCTCGGCTACAGTAA
- a CDS encoding glycoside hydrolase family 95 protein, with translation MTPKQVKPFSILSLICALLLAACDQLPDFSRQPHMAYHFDAPATEWPECLPLGNGRIGLTPDGGIDRETIILNESSMWSGSRQEADNPDAAHAFGRARELILEGRAAEAEALMNEAFVCRGVGTNRGDAADKPFGSYQLLGRLTLGYVYDGNERTSATGYRRELSLDDAVATVTFRRGKATYTREAFTSFASDVAVVRLTADRERTLGLRIGLDRPERYAISTDGHELEMHGRLYVGDGQLAPPTRTPNDTGVVVEDSVTHAARLEGGGVRYAARVRVVLPRGGQLRAANDSTLSVEGAPEIILLVAMATDFFGQSPDAAVRKQLEAAASRPYETLRREHVAAYRERYERVHLRLGRPGLRDSWPINRRLDAFSRGRRDPSLVALYYQFGRYLLISSTRPGALPPASQGLWCATTHTPDNGAYRLDGPLQMSYWAAETGNLPEAIAPLVEWTRRLSANGRNTAAAYYGARGWTAHTWANVWDFTAPDRQPVWSASPTAAARLCASLYEHFRFTRDTAYLRSVYPLLRDAALCLSDRLSEDPRSRRLVIAPSLSPENVYLSPNGRRDTFGVGSTVDQSLVRELFMNTLHAASILRTDIELSGLLSAYIARLAPIPLTRDGRIAEWPEPLREAESRTVFVPQLYGLFPSTEISLSRTPELAEAARRTLEARDEGATGLPLAARISLWAHLGDGDHAYRLLRDLLRPVAADDTQSGGTYPNLFFAAPTFLLAGNLGATAGIAEMLVQSDDDGIRFLPARPAAWSDGEFRGLRVRGGGEVWARWRGREVHAGLRAVRAGVFRIKLPATAADLSVRLGGHSVSCPVIAGAIVFPLSPGDELEVSWREK, from the coding sequence ATGACCCCCAAACAAGTGAAACCCTTCTCCATTCTCTCCCTGATCTGCGCACTGCTGCTCGCGGCGTGCGACCAGCTGCCGGACTTCAGCCGGCAGCCTCACATGGCTTACCATTTTGACGCGCCTGCCACCGAGTGGCCGGAATGCCTGCCGCTCGGTAACGGACGCATTGGCCTGACACCTGACGGCGGCATTGACCGCGAAACCATCATCCTAAACGAGTCCTCCATGTGGTCTGGCAGCCGGCAAGAGGCCGACAACCCAGACGCCGCGCACGCCTTCGGTCGCGCCCGCGAACTGATCTTAGAGGGTCGCGCTGCTGAAGCTGAGGCGCTGATGAACGAGGCATTCGTCTGCCGCGGCGTCGGCACCAACCGCGGGGATGCGGCAGACAAGCCCTTCGGAAGCTATCAGTTGCTCGGCCGCCTAACCCTCGGCTACGTCTACGACGGCAACGAACGCACCTCCGCCACAGGCTACCGCCGCGAGCTCAGCCTGGACGACGCCGTGGCGACAGTCACCTTCCGCCGCGGCAAGGCCACCTACACCCGCGAGGCCTTCACCTCCTTCGCCTCCGACGTGGCGGTCGTCCGACTCACAGCCGACCGCGAGCGCACGCTCGGGCTGCGCATTGGCCTCGACCGCCCGGAACGCTACGCCATCTCGACCGACGGTCACGAGTTAGAGATGCATGGCCGACTCTACGTCGGAGACGGGCAGCTGGCACCGCCCACACGCACGCCGAATGACACGGGCGTGGTGGTGGAAGACTCCGTCACCCATGCCGCGCGCTTGGAGGGGGGCGGGGTGCGCTACGCTGCTCGGGTGCGCGTCGTCCTCCCCCGCGGGGGGCAGCTGCGTGCGGCGAACGATTCGACCCTGTCCGTCGAGGGCGCGCCAGAGATCATCCTGTTGGTAGCTATGGCCACCGATTTCTTCGGACAGTCGCCCGACGCCGCCGTGCGTAAGCAACTCGAGGCCGCCGCGTCCCGACCGTACGAGACGCTCCGCCGCGAACACGTCGCTGCTTACCGCGAGCGCTATGAGCGCGTCCACCTCCGCCTCGGTCGGCCCGGCCTGCGCGACTCCTGGCCCATCAACCGCCGCCTCGACGCCTTCTCTCGCGGACGGCGCGACCCGTCGCTCGTGGCCCTTTACTACCAGTTCGGACGCTACCTCCTGATCTCTTCCACCCGCCCCGGCGCCCTGCCGCCCGCCTCGCAGGGACTCTGGTGTGCCACCACGCATACGCCGGACAACGGCGCTTACCGCCTCGACGGCCCGCTCCAGATGAGTTACTGGGCGGCCGAAACGGGCAACCTGCCCGAGGCGATCGCCCCCTTGGTGGAGTGGACGCGCCGCCTCTCAGCGAATGGCAGAAACACGGCCGCGGCCTACTACGGCGCACGCGGGTGGACGGCCCACACCTGGGCGAACGTTTGGGATTTCACTGCGCCAGACCGGCAGCCCGTCTGGAGCGCCTCACCGACCGCCGCAGCCCGACTCTGCGCCTCGCTCTACGAGCATTTCCGCTTCACGCGTGACACCGCCTACCTCCGGAGCGTCTACCCGCTGCTGCGCGACGCCGCGCTCTGCCTCTCCGACCGCCTCAGCGAGGATCCGCGCAGCCGCCGCCTCGTGATAGCACCCAGCCTCTCGCCCGAGAACGTTTACCTTTCGCCCAATGGTCGGCGCGACACGTTCGGCGTCGGATCGACGGTGGATCAGTCCCTTGTCCGCGAGCTCTTTATGAACACCCTCCACGCTGCCTCCATCCTCCGCACAGACATCGAGCTGAGCGGCCTGCTCTCGGCTTACATAGCTCGCCTCGCGCCCATACCCCTGACCCGCGATGGGCGCATTGCCGAGTGGCCCGAGCCGCTCCGTGAGGCCGAATCGCGCACCGTCTTCGTGCCGCAGCTCTACGGCCTCTTCCCGTCCACCGAAATCTCGCTCAGTCGCACGCCCGAGTTGGCCGAAGCCGCCCGCCGCACCCTCGAGGCGCGGGACGAGGGGGCGACAGGTTTGCCACTGGCCGCGCGCATCAGCCTCTGGGCCCACTTAGGCGACGGCGACCACGCCTATCGCCTCCTCCGCGACCTCCTGCGACCCGTTGCGGCGGACGATACGCAGTCCGGGGGCACCTACCCGAACCTCTTCTTCGCCGCGCCCACCTTCCTCCTGGCTGGAAACTTAGGCGCCACGGCCGGCATTGCGGAGATGCTTGTCCAAAGCGACGACGACGGTATCCGTTTTCTCCCCGCGCGCCCCGCAGCTTGGTCTGACGGCGAATTTCGCGGACTGCGTGTCCGGGGCGGGGGCGAAGTGTGGGCCCGGTGGCGCGGTCGGGAGGTACACGCCGGCCTACGCGCCGTGCGAGCAGGCGTGTTCCGCATCAAACTGCCCGCCACGGCCGCCGATCTGAGCGTTCGTCTGGGCGGACACTCCGTATCGTGCCCCGTTATCGCTGGTGCCATCGTCTTTCCCCTCTCACCCGGAGACGAGTTAGAGGTCTCTTGGCGAGAAAAGTAA
- a CDS encoding ABC transporter ATP-binding protein yields MKDFFRVLRRFVPPYKRFMALNIAFNILSAILNVFSFALIIPILRILFKMDDRVYTYAAWTFRSVTDWEAWRALPGVLQNNFYWYVNHLIETQGSSTALILLGVALIVMTLLKVLAMYMAFYTMIPIRTGVVRDVRNQINRKITELPLSFFSEERKGDILARVSGDVNEIETSIMSSLDMLFKNPILILIYLAAMLLISWQLTAFVFILLPVAGYAMGQVGKQLKRKSLVGQTQWGALMSQIEETLSGLRIIKAFNAERKIQQRFEAQNETFRRTTNRIYRRQQLAHPMSEFLGTATIVIILWYGGTLILGNNSPIDAPTFIYYLVIFYSIINPAKDLSKSVYAIQKGLASVERVDKILRAESDIVEPDAPQPVRLAQAITYRDVWFRYREEWVLRGINLTIEKGRTVALVGQSGSGKSTLVDLLPRFYDVERGAITVDGVDIRQTSLTDLRGLMGNVNQEAILFNDTFFNNIAFGVEQATRQEVEEAARIANAHDFIMATEQGYDTNIGDRGGKLSGGQRQRISIARAILKNPPLLILDEATSALDTESERLVQEALERLMRNRTTIVIAHRLSTIRRADEICVMHEGEIVERGRHEELLALDGYYKRLCDMQTF; encoded by the coding sequence ATGAAAGACTTCTTCCGCGTCCTGCGACGGTTCGTCCCGCCCTACAAACGCTTCATGGCGCTGAACATCGCCTTCAACATCCTCTCCGCCATCCTCAACGTCTTCTCCTTCGCGCTCATCATTCCCATCCTGCGCATCCTCTTTAAGATGGACGACCGCGTCTACACCTATGCCGCGTGGACGTTTCGCTCGGTCACCGACTGGGAGGCATGGCGTGCGCTCCCCGGTGTGCTGCAAAACAACTTCTACTGGTACGTCAACCACCTCATCGAGACCCAAGGCAGCTCCACAGCGCTCATCCTGCTCGGCGTGGCGCTGATCGTGATGACGCTCCTCAAGGTGCTGGCCATGTACATGGCTTTCTACACCATGATCCCCATCCGCACCGGCGTGGTGCGCGACGTGCGCAACCAGATCAACCGCAAGATCACCGAGCTGCCCCTCAGCTTCTTCTCCGAGGAGCGCAAAGGCGACATCCTAGCGCGCGTCTCGGGCGACGTGAACGAAATCGAGACCTCAATCATGAGCTCGCTTGACATGCTCTTCAAGAATCCCATCCTCATTCTGATTTACCTCGCGGCCATGCTCTTAATCAGTTGGCAATTGACGGCTTTCGTCTTCATCCTCCTGCCCGTAGCTGGCTATGCGATGGGTCAGGTGGGCAAGCAACTCAAGCGCAAGTCGCTCGTGGGGCAGACGCAGTGGGGGGCGCTGATGAGTCAGATCGAGGAGACGCTCAGCGGGCTGCGCATCATCAAGGCGTTCAACGCCGAGCGGAAGATCCAGCAACGCTTCGAGGCACAGAATGAGACCTTCCGCCGCACCACGAATCGCATCTACCGCCGTCAGCAGCTGGCCCACCCCATGAGCGAGTTCCTCGGCACCGCCACGATCGTCATTATCCTCTGGTACGGCGGAACGCTCATCCTCGGCAACAACAGCCCCATCGACGCCCCGACATTCATCTATTACCTCGTCATTTTCTACAGCATCATCAATCCAGCTAAGGATCTCAGCAAATCCGTCTATGCCATCCAGAAGGGCCTCGCCTCTGTGGAGCGCGTGGACAAGATCCTCCGCGCCGAATCAGACATTGTGGAGCCCGACGCGCCGCAACCGGTGCGGTTAGCGCAGGCCATCACGTACCGTGACGTGTGGTTCCGCTACCGAGAGGAGTGGGTGCTGCGGGGCATCAACTTGACGATCGAGAAGGGTCGGACGGTGGCGCTCGTCGGGCAGTCCGGCTCGGGGAAGAGTACGCTCGTCGACCTCCTGCCGCGATTCTACGACGTGGAGCGGGGCGCCATCACCGTCGACGGCGTGGACATCCGCCAGACGTCTCTCACCGATCTACGCGGGCTGATGGGCAACGTGAATCAGGAGGCGATCCTCTTTAACGACACCTTCTTCAACAACATCGCCTTCGGCGTCGAGCAGGCCACGCGCCAAGAGGTGGAGGAGGCAGCGCGTATCGCCAACGCCCACGACTTTATCATGGCCACCGAACAGGGTTATGACACGAACATCGGCGACCGGGGCGGCAAGCTCTCCGGCGGCCAACGCCAACGCATCAGCATCGCCCGCGCCATACTCAAAAATCCCCCGCTGTTGATCTTGGACGAGGCCACGTCAGCCCTCGACACCGAGTCCGAGCGGCTGGTGCAGGAGGCGTTAGAGCGGCTCATGCGTAACCGTACGACCATCGTCATCGCCCACCGCCTCTCCACGATCCGCCGCGCCGATGAGATCTGCGTCATGCACGAGGGCGAGATCGTCGAGCGCGGACGCCACGAGGAGCTGCTCGCCCTCGACGGATACTACAAGCGCCTCTGCGACATGCAAACTTTCTAA
- the lpxB gene encoding lipid-A-disaccharide synthase, whose protein sequence is MKYYLIAGEASGDLHASNLMAALRDEDPQAEFRFFGGDLMRAVGGTCVMHYREMAYMGIIPVVLHARTIARNMRLCRDDIRAWRPDVVIPVDYPGFNLRIARYVHDTLRRPVCYYISPKIWAWKRGRIHTIRRCVDRMLCILPFETDFYRSLDYAVDYVGNPSVDAVEHFRRSAVAGVSPVADDGRPLLAILAGSRRNEIAENLPTMLDVARRFPTLRPVVAGAPGLTMDDYRRSLGRRDALPEIVFDRTYELLAHAHVALVTSGTATLEAALFRVPQVVCYAVGGGRLANYVFDHFFRVPYISLVNLIVGEPVVPELFGGRFTRQRITDALSRLTDDTPERRQMLDGYDRMIQRLGPAGASQRAARVIVTLTHSGTRPKFPPSVEA, encoded by the coding sequence ATGAAATACTACCTCATTGCCGGCGAAGCCTCCGGCGACTTGCACGCCTCGAACCTGATGGCGGCGCTGCGTGACGAAGACCCGCAGGCGGAGTTCCGCTTCTTCGGCGGTGATCTCATGCGCGCTGTCGGGGGGACGTGCGTCATGCACTACCGCGAGATGGCCTACATGGGCATCATTCCCGTCGTGCTCCACGCGCGTACCATCGCCCGCAACATGCGCCTCTGCCGTGACGACATCCGTGCCTGGCGCCCCGATGTAGTCATCCCCGTCGACTATCCCGGCTTCAACCTCCGCATCGCCCGCTACGTGCACGACACGCTCCGGCGACCCGTCTGCTACTACATCTCGCCCAAGATCTGGGCTTGGAAACGTGGCCGCATACACACCATCCGCCGCTGCGTCGACCGTATGCTGTGCATCCTGCCCTTCGAGACGGACTTCTATCGCTCGTTAGACTATGCCGTCGATTACGTCGGCAACCCGTCGGTAGACGCCGTGGAGCACTTCCGACGCAGCGCCGTGGCCGGCGTTTCGCCCGTGGCGGACGACGGTCGGCCGTTGCTGGCCATCCTGGCTGGCAGCCGACGGAACGAGATCGCGGAGAATCTGCCGACCATGCTCGACGTGGCGCGCCGTTTCCCCACGCTTCGCCCGGTAGTGGCCGGTGCACCCGGGTTGACGATGGACGACTACCGACGTAGCCTCGGCCGTCGGGACGCGTTGCCGGAGATCGTCTTCGATCGCACCTACGAGCTGCTCGCCCACGCCCACGTCGCACTCGTCACCTCGGGCACAGCTACGCTCGAGGCCGCGCTCTTCCGTGTGCCGCAAGTCGTCTGCTACGCCGTGGGCGGCGGACGGTTGGCCAACTACGTCTTCGACCATTTCTTCCGCGTGCCCTACATCTCGCTCGTCAACCTCATCGTCGGCGAGCCCGTCGTCCCCGAGCTCTTCGGCGGACGTTTCACTCGCCAGCGTATCACCGACGCCCTCTCGCGCCTCACGGACGACACCCCCGAGCGTCGCCAGATGCTCGACGGTTACGACCGCATGATCCAGCGCCTCGGCCCCGCCGGCGCCTCGCAGCGCGCAGCGCGGGTGATCGTCACCCTCACCCACTCCGGTACCCGGCCAAAATTCCCTCCCTCGGTGGAGGCCTGA
- the surE gene encoding 5'/3'-nucleotidase SurE, whose translation MNQRPLILVSNDDGVDARGIHALAEGMRLLGDVFVMAPDGPRSGMSSAITTTQPITYRVLSEAEGMTICSCSGTPTDCVKLAVSEVLDRKPDLLVSGVNHGGNEALSVHYSGTIGAAIEGCVLDIPSLGVSLVHYRSEADFSEAVRLAQRVAKDLLRNGLPHGTYLNLNVPNTPHVKGLTICRQADGRWIREFDRVSTPDGSPAFRMSGEYLNYPPIQPDNDTQRLSEGWASIVPCLLDVTHHAFMNELKSRGLDDAAAR comes from the coding sequence ATGAATCAGCGACCCTTGATATTGGTATCTAACGACGACGGCGTCGATGCGCGCGGCATCCATGCGCTGGCCGAAGGCATGCGCCTGCTGGGCGACGTCTTCGTCATGGCCCCCGATGGCCCCCGTTCGGGCATGTCGTCCGCCATCACCACCACACAGCCCATCACCTACCGGGTACTCTCCGAAGCGGAGGGCATGACCATCTGCAGTTGCTCGGGCACACCGACCGACTGCGTGAAGTTGGCCGTCAGCGAAGTGCTCGACCGCAAGCCCGACCTGCTCGTCTCGGGCGTCAACCACGGCGGCAACGAGGCCCTCAGCGTACACTACTCCGGAACCATCGGCGCCGCCATCGAAGGCTGCGTGCTCGACATCCCCTCGCTCGGTGTCTCCTTGGTGCACTATCGCAGCGAGGCCGACTTCTCCGAGGCCGTCCGACTCGCCCAACGCGTGGCCAAAGACCTGCTCCGGAACGGCCTGCCACATGGCACATACCTCAACCTCAACGTCCCCAACACGCCCCACGTCAAGGGCCTCACCATCTGCCGTCAGGCCGACGGACGGTGGATCCGGGAGTTCGACCGCGTCTCCACGCCCGACGGCTCGCCGGCCTTCCGCATGTCGGGCGAGTACCTGAACTATCCTCCCATCCAGCCCGACAACGACACGCAGCGCCTCTCCGAAGGTTGGGCCTCGATCGTGCCCTGCCTGCTCGACGTGACGCACCACGCGTTTATGAATGAGTTGAAGAGCCGTGGTCTGGACGATGCGGCTGCGCGATAG